The Zingiber officinale cultivar Zhangliang chromosome 2A, Zo_v1.1, whole genome shotgun sequence genomic sequence aaaagaaaatttcctataactacatgatttATGTATGACAtggcatggtatttttgtatttttcaaataaaacatgaatgcaaaacatgatgtcatgacatcttataaaaaaacaaaacatggcaaattagcataaatagaatacctagattaactatctaagtatccttaaaccttagctaatcttaaaatttaaacctagattgcccaagattttccaagaaaatgtcaaaacccaaattggcatttcttttacttttcctacaTTTGCCAATTTaagttaagcatattcctcaaattttggcacaatttactcttttaaagagtaacaagttaaaataaggcttagatttgcttttaacttcccaataaaaatgccaaaatcccaacttgacatttctttacacttgatttcttgtgccaattaaaattatatccaaatactcaaaCTAAGGCACATTTTACTCCATTTAAGAAGTAaatgataatccttttcattttcaaaggttaataataataaccttgaaaatgctctccgagtgccaacttcatcaatGTTGAGTTAACTACCATTCTAATCGGAGTCGACACTCTCTATCCCATCttaggggtagagaaaatgctcctaggaacccaaaatctattggagctccttagatgctctaggtacttactagggataacttccctagataccttcttagtgaccttgttaggcttcttagaagccttggtcactttttctagatcaactctagggatttctttccttgtgaccttcctagtgactttcttagacttcttagaagtcttagtcacgtttgttgttgcaaaaatacttctagggataacttaccttgtatttttgacttggccactaggcctagggttagttccataattatatggaactctatggtaagaaggcatatcctttttggttttaggtttgtatcccaaacctctatgacccttggatgacccttgttgtcctaaacctagatttttctcattttcccttttaggatattttccatcctttttagggtattttctaatttatcaagtcttgacctcaagacttgattttctctcattaaattcttagtttttggtttttcatctTGATTTGCCTTTGGTGTGGAgcacggtcgtgtggtttcacacggcctaAGCTTGATTTTCACAAGTTGCTCCAATGTACGTCTTTTTGATCCATTTTTGCTCTAAATAGCATCCTGTCAATAAGAAAAaacacaaagagcagatcttcgacaaagaaatggaaatatgataatataatgaaatagggtgcaataaacataaattatctcatgaaatataagtagatgtgtgttaaaacatgaataaaagtatatataatctatgcacatcaacaAATAAGATTAACGACATCACATGAACAAGGTTAACCCATCTCTAAAATCAAActcaattttaatttcaaaattcttgtaCAATAATTATTTTCTCATTTATTACTAATTCATTCTTTCAAATTATTGCATGaagaatataatttaaaatctggAGACAAAAAGAGatcaatatatataatataatacatgaatacgcataaattatataaaatgaaTATATACTATCAAGTAATTAAACAACATTATTCAATGTTagtatgatttattttataaaaaacttaatccaacaataaagtataaattaaattattaatcatGCATTATGTAACGATAATATCTTATATCACCCGAAGAATTGATGAGATAATAGATGATACACAGAGATGGATAGATGTCACTGTGATTTTTCCTTAAGAATCAATGAGATGCAGATGGATTGATACGATTATGTCGATATGTAGAAGAATTGAAACAGATGGATTGATGTGTTATGATATAAAAAGGATTAGAAAGAGAAAACTATAGCAAAAAttaaagagggagggagaggagagaatgacgAAGAACCGATGAGGATTGAGACAGAGAGAAAAAGTAATGTAGATAGTAGAAATTAAGTTATGTATCTGTGATTTGAGAAGAATAAGAAgttgaaattactaataaactttgaaattattttttgataaaaaagaaaaaaagacattaacataatttaattttagatttcacTAAATCAATTCAGAGTTGGTTATTAAAGGGTCCAGATTCttcattaaatttatttatattattattaaaaaaatatcattaaaaaaaatgaaaatgatgcCTCATCTCACACAAATACTCTTCTCCAAATATTGTtataataattttagtaaaaaaaatactcCCATTGCAATAATTTTGATGAACACGACTCTAACATAGATTAATTGTTTTAAGTAAAACTAATGGAACCAGAATAATTAGAGCACCTTTGagtataaaaattatttcaatagtatttgatcaattttaattaagttgaattatttttattaaattaaaataattttaatcaaatattaaattaattttaattaaaaatatataataataaaattaaaatattttcaagatatgACATAGATATGAGATGCCTTTCGGATATTGGATGGAATACAGAGAGTTATCTCCGCCATCATCGAACGGACGGAGAGTTGAATAAGGATGATGATATGTTGAGATGTGAAGTTGGGTTTCCATTTACAACAATACTTGGAGCGGATCCTCATCCGGTACAATAGCAATCAACTAGGTAACTCCGCTTGCCCCTTCGGTCCATCGTCCGTCTTCTTGACTTCCTGCTGCTGCCTTTACCTTGTGGCGGTCGATCTTCTCCGCTCTCGTTTCCAGACGATCGGAAGCCAACCAGAGAGGGAAGATGAACGACGCCGAGGTCTCCAAGCAGATAGAGCAGATGGTGCGGTTTATCCGCCAGGAGGCGGAGGAGAAGGCCAACGAGATCTCCATCTCCGCCGAAGAGGTTTGACTTTCCGGATCTCTCCCTCTTGTTTTGCTTTCGTCTTATTAGGTCTTCGTTTGCTGTCTGTCGCTCATAATTGGACAAAGTGAACTAGTCATGGTTTTGTTGATCTGTGATCCAACTGTATGATAAATAACAATAATGTTGTACTGTTTATTCTCGATAGTATTAATTGGATTTTCGCcctattttcattttcttcatATTACAAGTGGCTATGTCTTATATTGTTTATTAGAGGTTAATAAATGGTAGGTAAAAGGAAGCATGGGAGTGATTGATGTTAATGAACATAAATAAGGGATTCAATTTAAAGTTTAGACCCTTAACAAACACAGTGAGACATGTTCAATCAGTATCAATGGAGTTATGGAGATGAATCATCCTTGGAGATTCAACAAAGTTATAGTGGAACTCAGCTGAATATGAGTAATTCAATAAACTAACTCACTACTAATATGAGCTGATTGCATACCAAATATGTTGATGGATTACCTATCAAATTTCTCTCAATAAAAGGAAATGCTCATGGAATGCTCTTGCAATTTAAAATGAAGAATAATAAATCATTAGAGGGGGAACTAAAAGAGGTAAAAGAAGCATTAactcttcaaaaatatttattcagACTTAGCTGCATGTTAATTTAATGTAAATTGAGTAATAGAAAGATAATTGATACTCAAGATGAACATGCATCTGGTATGATGAGAATATTTTCTTGAGATACTACCTCATCTTTATCCCTACTGGACCGGTCTTTTTCCCTACCAAACACAGTGGTCGCCATAGCATCATTTCTCCTAGAATTATATGTATAAATTAAGAAGCATTTTTCATTGCATGACATGCAATTTTGATTTCTCACTCTAGTAAGCCTTTTGCTTTGGTCTTTGTTTAACTGTTTGCTCCTCAATTTACTTTCTAGGAATTTAACATTGAGAAATTACAACTTGTTGAAGCTGAAAAGAAGAAGATCAGACAAGAATATGAACGTAAAGAGAAGCAAGTTGAAATTCGGAAGAAAATGTAAAATGCTTGTCCATTTATTTTCTGCTGCTTTTTTGTTTTGTTAATTTGCTAACCAATGATCTCGTCACTTATTATTTGTGGTACATTGTACTAGTTTTCCAGCAAACATTTGGTTCATTGATGTTAAGTGGTCACTTCATTTTGTgaactatttcaaaattaatgTTTACATATGACGTAGCCAACTTCATTAATTTTGTGGTCATTAAGTATAGTTCATCCAGACAACTAAGCTTAGAAACAATCTATGAACTATTGTTGGTTGACGCCATAGGCACTAACATGACTCTTCTATGAAGAACATACTAATATTGAAAAAAGGTAATAAATAGCACAATTACTTCATTTGCATTCGAAGGCAATCACAACAATATCACAATACTTTGATACCTTGATTAGATAGTAACCTCATTAACTATATACTTGACTCATCATCCTGACATCGTGGCATTCTGATTTCTAATTCTTAATGGCTTTAATTTTCATATACCATAAAATTCAAACTTGTACACAAATATTTTTCACTTTAGCATTTATTTATTTCATTGAAAATTGTATACGAAGAAATTGCTTCTCTATGTCATGTTTTTGTTTGACAGAGAATATACTGACCAGCTAAAAGCATAGAAACTAGATGCGTGAGTCATGCTTTGTCCAAAATTAAAAAGGACAAtgattgaaaatataaataaCTGAAATTATGTAAATTCATATATATTTGGATTAGAGAACCAAGAAATATATAATATGGAATATAAGTATATAAATTTCATCAGCTAATTTATGGAAATGCTATATATGTATATAGCCTTTTTAGATTTTCACAAAGGAATGAGATTGGGCTAATGCTCGTCTATCATTAGTTACCAGTATATTTATGTTAGCAGCCAAATTCAGTGTAATACTTTTCATCTCAGCTTGGTGTTTATGTGAAAGTATTTTTCTAGGAGCAATTTCTTTTGATATGTGTTATGTTATATGAAAGCCCACCAtgaccggtcccaagcccggatgaGAAAGGGTGAGAGTTACGTTAGGTTGATATGTAAGAGTTCTTATAGCATAGGTTgaataagaacaaatattataggaaaactagtgatctaagatttggaacatgaaacACAAGAATGCTCATCGGCAaaacaatggaggtagtagatatgatgattaggagaagaattaatattttatgtataCAAGAGACTAAATGAGTAGGAGAGAAGACAAAAATAATAGAgaactcaggttttaagttatgatagATAGACATGAGTAAATCAAGAAATGAAGtaagtattattgtagatagttcgttaaaggatgaagatgaagttgtaggagtagttagaaagggTATAGGATTATTGCTcgtagtggcgaaagaaactattaacttaattaacatatatgcacctcaagtaggattagataaagAAATCAAATCTAGGTTTTGGAATGATCTAGATGTGCTATAACAAAACATTCTgctaaatgaaatgattttaatatgagATCTAAATGAACATGtgagagtgaaaaatgaggaatatgatagGGTGATTagggttatgggtttggaacaagaaatgaaaaaggaaaaattgTATTGGATATTgcaatagcatatgaccttatattatcAAATACATTTTTTAAGGAAAGGAAAGAACACTTTGTCACccttaaagtgaaaataataaatcgcaaattgactttcttatggttaggaagaaatatagaaagatttataaaaatTGAAAGGTCATctggagaaaacttaactacccaacacTGATTAGTACGGTTGGATATATGCCTTAAACatagcatcaataagagcaaaatatatacgactcctagaattaaATGATGGTAGAAGCTAAAGGATgagaattaaaatatatttaaggaaagggtaggagtacaagtattaggaGAAATATACGGTGACTTGAATACGACGTaaaataagatgatatcaaagttggaAATAGTAATGTAGTGAAAAAACTTATAATAaagtctcaagagaaattatatgaaaaattctagaaaagagtaGTGTTAGCGTAATATATGTTCAACTAATTAAGTGAAGACTTTAGGCGGATTAATCGAAGCATTTCCTATAATATAGGATTACATCATGGATCAACTCGAAGtttctatctttttatactaatcatGTACGAACTCACTGACGCATCTAAGACAtggtaccgtggtgcatgttgtttgtagatgatattattttgctaGATGAGACAAGTGgatgagtaaatgctaaacttaaatttcgaCAGGGAACATCGGAAGTGAAAGGTTTCAGACTTAACaaaataaagatagaatatatgaaatttaagtttagcaatattatacgtaatgagacaattgttaagataggagatgacaagTTGTTTGAaactgagagttttaagtatttaggtTCTTTTTTACAAAAGgatagagggattgagagatgtcttatatagaatacaaacAGGATGAATGAAATGGAGAAGAGCGTCGGGTATTCTATGTGATTGTAAAGTACTTCTATAACTTAAAGAGAAGTTTTACAAAAAGACAGTTAGACTTACTAAACTGAATATTgggctatgacttgagcacaggagcaaaagatgagagttacagagatgaggatgttaagacggatgtgtggacatacgaggatgaacaAGATAAGAAATGAGagaattagagagaaagtcaggtTGCATATATCAagagaaaactccgagagacacgtttaagatagtaTAGATCtgtttagacgaccaataaatgcgaGTTAGGTGATCTGAAACTATAACAAATGCATGACAAACAAGGAAGTGGAAGACCAAAAAAACTtgattaataacaataaaataagataaatttatttaaatatagatgatgatataataggggatAGAGTTTAATGACGTAGAAGGATTCATATAGTCGACTCTacttagtgggataaggcttggtggTTATCCTTATATGAATAAGGACAAATAATTGAAAACTTTATAATATTTATAAAGTACTCAAAAGGTTTATAGATAGTGAAGTTGAAGTTTGTTTTTCTCCATAATAATCCTTTTTTCCTTTTACATATCGTGGAGAGAAGTTTATTCTTTAGATTTTGATAAGTTATCATCTAATAATGGATATTAAGTTATTTGTGTGGTGATCAGTGATAACATGAGTCTCCTCTATTACCATTTGCAGTGAATATTCAATGCAACTTAATGCTTCTCGTATCAAAGTTCTTCAATCTCAAGATGATTTAGTCAGCTCCATGAAAGAGGCTGCTGCAAAGGAGCTCCTGGGTGTCAGCCATCATCACATATCGAATGTTATCCATCATGATCATTCATATAAACACCTATTGAAGGATCTCATTGTTCAGGTTTGACTCTTGTTCATCTTGTCTTGCATTACTGCTTATGGACAGTAACGGTTAACAGGACATATTTATAACTCAGGTTTAGCTTATTTTGATATAATCTTTGAACTTGTGAGATTAGCATTATGATGGCGTGATCTTTCCTATTTATAGCTAGCCATAGATGTTAGTTATTTCACCATTATTTTTCACCTTGATCTAACTAAAGACTACTAAGAGTCTCTGCTAATTGTCCAAGCAATATGCTTTATTCTCTTTATGTGTGCTAATTTTAAAGGACTGGTTCttcatttcatttattttttccattccaaatttgtTGGCTTTGAAATTGGAATTCTTTTGTCCTTGTAGAGCTTGCTCAGATTGAAAGAACCAGCTGTTTTGTTGCGTTGTCGGAAAGAAGATCATCATCTTGTGGAGTCAGTTTTGGAGTCAGCAAAAGAAGAATATGCATCTAAAGAAAGTGTTCACCCACCAAATATTGTTGTAGATGCCAATGTCTACTTACCACCTGCCCCTAGTCACCATAACGCTCATGGTCTCCATTGGTAATGCACTTTCAGAACATAGTCATAAATGTCCATTTTTACATCCATGGGGATTAGGAATTGAATATGTTTATCATAATTAAGTGTTTTACCCCAACTTGTTTAATAAGCACATATACAATATTTGTTCAATGGAAAGGAAAGACATTATTGTATTGTTTGTTGCAAAGAGGACTATTTTGTTGGACGACCATAAACCATAATCTTAAACATCTAATGTGGGGGTCTAAATCCAAACACATAACTAATGACTTCAACAAATTTCCTTAACTAGAGCATAAATACCATGTCCAACTTAATACATAAACAAAAAAGGGATCTCAGCAAGGATTAAGACATCCCCAAGGTTTAATATCTCGTGCGATGCTAAAGTTTGTCTCCAATAATACCGATATTATTTTGATGTTGTGTCGTGTCATGTCATGCCGTGCTTGAGTTTTAGTCTCTAATCAAAATGATACAATTGTAATACCAAAACATGATGGGTGTCGGCacaatacaataatcatcaatacacAATTAATATATGCAACAGAAAAGAGATTCCTTGTACTGATTAGTATTAGGTTTTAGTAATTTCATAGTGGTACATTTTGATTGTGTCACTCGACACAGCATACATGAAGGTACAATCTAGAAGTTCGTTGAACGAACAATGCTAGAACAGGCATTGCAGTAGATTAACACATTAACGAGTGAGGATAAGGAGAGATTCTTAGAGACAGTCTCCTAAGTGGGATTTTTGCTTGTCTGACAAGATAGTGTGGACTGATGAAAGTGGAGGCAATAGGCAAGGGTCCTAGGATTGGTTGAGAGGAATAGAGGATAACATCTCAAGGGACACAGTGATCACAGGCAAAAGATGACAATCCTGAATGAAAGATAGACAACATAAACATTAGTTTTTCAATGACAAATGGAAAGGGAAGAAGATTGTTGTTCATTGTGGCATCAGATAGATTAGTAAGGTTGGAGGAGAATGTTGTCAACTCAAACTTTCAATCGTTGCAAACCATACTTCATATGATGTTTGAAATTGAAGGGTAAAATTTCCACTTATATCCATTAAATTACTAATTTAGGATACATTAATGACACATATGCAAGATTTTAAGTATTAGTTTGATATATTTGTAAAATTAGATGGGAATGGTACACATTTGTATTTTACAAGGATCTAAGTGCAATTTTATCTAATATTCattaaatatcatttaataaTGCATGCAATAAAAACATTAGTTAATAAGTAGAAGGTGGTCAAAGAAAACGTTAGTTGATGTAATAAAGTAGttgattactaaatatttcattaaCCTTTTGAATTGAATAAATCTACTATCAGCAATGTAGCAACCCCAAATAATTGGGATAAACATATCTTGGCAAAGATAATTcaatatttattattataaaatggaAGAATTTGATAATATTTGCACATTAATCAAGATTCTGTGTTAATTTAATGGTGTGAATGATTGAACATTTTGAATTTGTTTGATGGGATGGATGAATTCAAGAGTGGATGAATTGGCAATAGAATGAATTGAAGAGAGGATGGATGCATACTAAAGTGACTGAAACATGTCCTTCAACTCACCTGATTTGGATGATTCAGGAAGACTTAATACCAAGTCGACATTTCTTTCTTCATTCATTTTAGTCCATGTTTAAGTAAACAAGTGGATGGATCAAAAACAAAAGTGATCCGGCCTATAACCTGTCCATCTATTCACTTATCTGTTCAAGTAAATGGAACCTTGGTATCTTTACATGGTTGATAATATCAATCGTGCAGTGTAAGCAACAATAGTTAACCAAATTGTTTGCTCCTATTATATGCATCAAGTTAATTTGCCTGGGAGTGCAGTCCTCCTGTTTtgctaacacaaatcctttatTATCAGCTCTGGTGGTGTTGCCTTGGCTTCTATAGATGGGAAGATTGTCTGTGAAAATACACTTGATGCAAGACTGGAAGTTGCTTTCCGCAAGAAATTGCCTGAGGTAATACTCACTTCGATAACTTCAGTGAATGATATAGAAACAAGATTCAAGATATTCTCGATGATGTGAAATTTTATCCGTCTAATGTCCTGCCATTTCTAGTCTACTTAGTGTTTGGATGGAAATACATATTTAGAAAGGTAATTTAAAAGCATTGGAATGAAATTCGCCCTTTTATTTTGAATATAAACACATAATAACATTGCTTCTCCTATGTTTTTTCATCATTCAAAATAAGATCGGTGGAAAATAAAGAGTTCGATAATGTAATTTATTTGCTCTATATTTGTCAAAAATATTTTCCTCTCCTACTTGCTCCCCCCCTTCTGTATGCACAATATATTTGACATTAGATAAACATTCGCAGGTCTCTCTCCTATTGTTTTTTGAGAACATTTGTCATCAAATTTCTAATAGTTGAGTTGTTTCTGTTGATTGCAGATAAGGAAGTGTCTCTACGGACAGGCAGCTGCGTAATTTACACTTAATTTACACTCGCTTCGGCTTATGATAGATGACTTCTCCATCGTTGTCT encodes the following:
- the LOC122040714 gene encoding V-type proton ATPase subunit E-like; the encoded protein is MNDAEVSKQIEQMVRFIRQEAEEKANEISISAEEEFNIEKLQLVEAEKKKIRQEYERKEKQVEIRKKIEYSMQLNASRIKVLQSQDDLVSSMKEAAAKELLGVSHHHISNVIHHDHSYKHLLKDLIVQSLLRLKEPAVLLRCRKEDHHLVESVLESAKEEYASKESVHPPNIVVDANVYLPPAPSHHNAHGLHCSGGVALASIDGKIVCENTLDARLEVAFRKKLPEIRKCLYGQAAA